A stretch of DNA from Roseovarius faecimaris:
GATCATTCAAGCTCTTGGCGCGTCTTGTCATCGAGTTTGCGACGATCCCGCTTCGTGGGGCGGCCCTTGCCCTCATATTTCGGCGCCGGAGCCTCGGGCAGGTCGCGCGGCGGGGCGGGCGGGCTGAGGTCTTCATAGAGCGTCGCCGCTTCCGTGGCCGGGCCGCGTCTTTCACCCAGGGCGAGAATACGCACCACACGCACCCGGCGCGCCTGGGAAAAAGTCAGCACATCGCCGGGGCCAACCGCATGGGCAGGTTTCGTGACACGCGTCGCATTCACGCGCACATGGCCCCCGCTTACCTGCTTGGCCGAGAGGCCCCGCGTCTTGAAAAACCGGGCCTGCCAGAGCCACTTGTCGAGCCTGA
This window harbors:
- a CDS encoding RNA-binding S4 domain-containing protein, with protein sequence MTETADKLRLDKWLWQARFFKTRGLSAKQVSGGHVRVNATRVTKPAHAVGPGDVLTFSQARRVRVVRILALGERRGPATEAATLYEDLSPPAPPRDLPEAPAPKYEGKGRPTKRDRRKLDDKTRQELE